A DNA window from Drosophila pseudoobscura strain MV-25-SWS-2005 chromosome 2, UCI_Dpse_MV25, whole genome shotgun sequence contains the following coding sequences:
- the LOC4800488 gene encoding dynein assembly factor with WDR repeat domains 1, with amino-acid sequence MSANKIFLRYYPPGLAINYRTAKGSDRVRHFDLLDLDAKTNIEPLADKILLQTLAEAEEEPSEEDHDQASPCLPASGSVTSSQNTFSALKLALGKLQQKLREPIKKKFYQHKCHTSHILPLTNVCFDRSGDRCLTGSYDRTCHLIDTQTAEVEHILTGHDNVVFSVGFNTPRCDKIVTGSFDCTAKVWSASSGQCLCTLFGHTAELVATEFHPLHGESIATASMDGTARIYDVETAHELQQLAHHGAEVIAARYNRDGQMLLTGSFDHTAAIWDTRTKSCCHQLRGHSAELSNCVWNFSGLLIATGSLDHTARLWDIRRLDQELHLVSKHSDEVLDVAFDAAGRLLATCSSDCTARVCALDGSAASEQLEMLSLMAGHSDEVSKVCFSPSGCMLLTASADNTARLWLTESGHCSQVLAGHEAEVFSCAYSYAGDAILTASKDNTCRFWR; translated from the exons ATGAGCGCCAACAAAATCTTCCTGCGCTACTACCCGCCAG GTCTGGCCATTAATTACCGCACGGCGAAGGGCAGTGACCGAGTGCGTCACTTTGATCTGCTTGACCTAGATGCCAA AACAAACATTGAGCCGCTGGCTGACAAGATCCTCCTCCAGACACTAGCCGAGGCGGAGGAAGAACCGTCGGAGGAAGACCACGACCAGGCGTCACCCTGCCTTCCCGCGAGTGGCAGCGTGACCAGTTCCCAAAACACATTCAGCGCCCTGAAGCTGGCGCTGGGTAAGCTACAGCAGAAGCTGCGGGAGCCCATCAAGAAGAAATTCTACCAGCACAAGTGCCACACCTCGCACATCCTGCCGCTGACCAATGTGTGCTTTGACCGCAGTGGGGATCGGTGCCTCACGGGCAGCTACGATCGCACCTGCCACTTGATCGATACCCAGACGGCCGAAGTGGAGCACATCCTGACCGGACACGACAATGTGGTCTTCTCCGTTGGCTTCAACACGCCGCGATG CGACAAGATCGTGACCGGCTCTTTTGATTGCACCGCGAAGGTCTGGTCTGCCAGCAGCGGGCAGTGCCTCTGCACCTTGTTTGGCCACACAGCCGAGCTGGTGGCAACCGAGTTCCATCCACTGCATGGCGAGTCCATTGCCACAGCCTCCATGGACGGCACGGCACGCATATATGATGTGGAAACGGCCCacgagctgcagcagcttgCCCACCACGGGGCCGAGGTTATTGCCGCTCGCTACAATCGCGATGGGCAGATGTTGCTGACGGGCTCCTTTGACCACACTGCAGCCATCTGGGATACACGCACCAAGAG CTGCTGCCATCAATTGCGGGGCCACAGCGCCGAGCTCTCGAACTGCGTGTGGAACTTCAGTGGACTGCTGATTGCCACGGGCTCCCTGGACCACACGGCTCGGCTTTGGGACATTCGCCGACTGGATCAGGAGCTGCACCTGGTCTCCAAGCACAGCGACGAGGTGCTGGACGTGGCCTTCGATGCGGCGGGCAGACTTCTAGCCACCTGCAGCAGCGACTGCACGGCGAGGGTCTGCGCCCTGGACGGGTCAGCTGCCTCCGAGCAGCTGGAGATGCTGTCGCTGATGGCGGGGCACAGTGATGAGGTGTCCAAGGTGTGCTTCAGCCCCAGCGGATGCATGCTCCTCACCGCCTCAGCGGACAACACGGCCCGTCTGTGGCTGACCGAGTCGGGCCACTGCTCCCAGGTGCTGGCCGGACACGAGGCCGAGGTCTTCAGCTGTGCCTACAGCTATGCGGGCGACGCGATCCTGACGGCGTCCAAGGACAATACATGCCGCTTCTGGAGGTGA